The Eriocheir sinensis breed Jianghai 21 unplaced genomic scaffold, ASM2467909v1 Scaffold1684, whole genome shotgun sequence genome includes a window with the following:
- the LOC126990474 gene encoding netrin receptor DCC-like has product MFYTQFSPQVGSAEEHEVKVTGTSHDLQGLDQFTEHSVWLTAVNSNGGGDATPEVTARTFSDVPSKEPQNVSVEAASSRSLIICWEPPLAEHQNGIITSCKIRYKERGESGSSKTKATDGNRRLFALKKSTTYSIKV; this is encoded by the exons ATGTTCTATACGCAG TTTTCTCCTCAGGTTGGGTCAGCAGAAGAACACGAAGTAAAGGTCACTGGTACGTCACATGACCTCCAAGGCCTGGACCAGTTCACTGAGCACAGCGTGTGGCTCACCGCCGTCAACAGTAATGGCGGGGGAGACGCCACCCCGGAGGTCACTGCCAGAACCTTCTCAGACGTGCCCTCAAAGGAGCCTCAGAATGTGAGCGTTGAGGCTGCCAGCTCAAGG AGCCTCATCATCTGCTGGGAGCCTCCGCTGGCCGAGCACCAGAATGGGATCATCACCAGCTGCAAGATCCGCTACAAAGAGCGCGGCGAGTCAGGTTCCTCCAAGACCAAAGCCACAGACGGAAACAGACGACTCTTTGCCCTCAAGAAAAGCACCACATACTCCATAAaggtttaa